From the genome of Solanum dulcamara chromosome 12, daSolDulc1.2, whole genome shotgun sequence:
tttaagagttaaaatcgtcaaaaatttaatgaaaaggaaggttttaggtcaaaaaccacttacccaacactttgcctcgaaaatttcttctcaaatcacctcaaggagttcaagaactcaaacaaatgatgaaaaatattgaaatgggaagaaaggggcattttctgcccaaaaagttactgttcacgcgtgttactgttcacgcgtgttttgtacaaattttcgaaaatcaccctcaagttCATTACAATTTATCCATCTTATATTTGTTCCTCGTCCGAACCATCCACTCCTATTTGTTGTGTTTTGGTCCCATTACCTTTCCACTCAACAACGTTCTTCTTTCTTCCCCTTTCGCTCCTTGCTTATTTTTGAGTTCTTTTTCCTCCTGATTCTGCTCTTCTTCAATCCTTGAATGATACAGTTCTGGATGGATTGCCCAATAATTGTGTTCGTCATGTCCTTGTAAGCAACATTCCTTACAATATTTGGGCATGTAGTCATATTGCACTTTGATCCACTTAAACTTTATAACCCTTGTCACATCATCTTCCTCCATTATTCTAACTCTTTATGGCaatttcacaatcaaatctACCTCTATTTTGACTTTAGCACAACTAGGTCTCATCTGATTCCTCGTTGCCATGTCGATCGTTAGTGGCTTACTTATTGCTGCAGCTATAGAGAAAATTGCCTCCTTCGCAAAAAAGTTAGGCGGAAGATCTGGAAAGAATATCCATGCTACTCCTATCGTTGTTTCAACATTTGGTTCAAACCAAGGGTCCCATTTTAGTGTTCTCATCTACCAATAATTCTTTCTCGCTTTCACATAGAAGGCTGATGTTGAAAGCAAATGTACATAGTCCTCCAAACTTGTGAGTCTGATTAAGATATGTCTTGTATCCAAAACGCCAATTGTGCACTCACCTTTAATTCGCCTCAACTCCATTATGTCAGGTTTAACATATGAGAATTTGCAAATAATGGCGAATTGTAGGTTTTCCTGAATGATAAGAGATCTGACTTTCGATGCTTTCCAAGTGATATTCGGTTCTCCATGAAGGCTTGGGGGGAATACTAGTCTGTGGTGTGGTGGTCAATTTTGATTTAAGAATATTGGTAAACTGGGAATTATTTGATTCTTTAGGTTTAGTATTTTGTGGATCTAGATTGTTTTCAGAGTAAGGTTGGAAACTCCTCCGATGGGGTAGCCCCACCGCCAGTGGCTGCGGCCATGATGGCCAATTTAGCAAGGTTATAACTTACAACTCCTCAAGCCAAAACCCAGCAAACAGATTGAACAAAGAAACTTTGCAGGATAATAGATAAAAGTAACAGCAAAGTAAATCTACCAAAATATGTAGCCCTAGAGTTACATCGGAGAGACAACCACCAGAGCACCTAATTCTTGTCTTCTTCAGAGCTGCTGCTACCTACTTTTGTAGTAGACAGAGAGACTTAATCGCCGCTGCCAGCTGCCGTTGATTCGCCGATGGTTTACCACCGGTTCGCCGCCGCTGTTGAAGATGTAGCGTATTAGCCTTGCTCTTCGGTCTTAAACTCAAACAGTGTGAGCTATCAAAGGCAATAGATCTAGGTCTGTATGagcaatagaagaagaagatatgATATTACTGCTAGTGCTAATTGATAGTGAAATAGATCTAGAGGCAACAACGATCAGTCTTGTTCCGATTCATGACAAATCGAAGCTTGGATGACCGAGCTACCtgggaaattttggaagagtgctaactcggtaggtttggagtggctgattaggttatttaatgtcatctttaagaaggcaacgatgcccgaagaatggaggtcgagcgtaatgatccctctatacaaaaacaagagagatatccagagctgcaacaactataaaggtatcaagcttctaagccatactatgaaagtgtggaaaagaatggtggagatgagggtgaggagaggcgtgtctatttcagagaaccagttcagatttatgccgggacACTCAACTACAGAATCCATCCagcttatgaggagactggtggagcagtatagggagaggaagagggacttgcatatggtattcatcgacctagaaaaggcttacgataaaattccatgagagatactatggagatgtttggaggctaaaagtGTActtgtggcgtacattagggtgatcaagaaCATGTATaagggtgccaaaactaggaTAAGGACAGTaagaggggactcagagcacatcccagttgtgatggggttgcatcaaggatcagcccttAGTCCCTTTTTATTTGCCTCgatgatggatggattgatgcgacaaattcaaggtgaggttccatggtgtatgcttttcgcggacgacatagtcctgatcgatgagactcgtagcggagttaatgctaagctggaggaaTGGAGACATACCgtggagtctaaggggtttaagctgagtaggaccaagacagaatacttagagtgcaagttcagtaagacacctcaggaggttggcgcggaagttaggcttggtgaccaggccacccaaaagaaaagtagtttcaagtaccttgggtctatcatgcaaggcagtggggagattgacgatgatgtcatacatcgtattggggtagggtggatgaaatggaggctcgcttccggtgtgctatgtgacaagaaggtgccaccacaacttaagggcaagttctacaaagtggtggttagaccggctatgttatatagggcggagtgttggccagttaaggtttttcacgttcaaaagatgaaagttgccgagatgagaatgttgagatggatgtgtgggcataccaggagcgacaaaattagaaatgaggctattcgggacaaggtaggagtggcctcgatggaggacaagatgcgaaaaatgcgactgagatggtttggacatatgaagaggagagacacagatgcccagtgcggaggtgtgagaggttggtcatggatgatttcagaagtggtaggggtaggccgaagaaatattggggagatgTGATTAGACAGAatatggcgcagttacagcttaccaaggacatgaccttagatagaagggtgtggagAACCcatattaggatagaaggctagtacatagacTCATTATTCTTTCGTattagtaggcgtattagcgcactataatttcttatgctctgatttctattattatctattaaTTTCTGTAATttaattactctattttatctgtgtcgctttcgttatttacTTTCCCATATagtcgtcctacattggtaggagtaagatttgcgcactttaccctctccaggttggtggtggtggtggtgagaACCTTAAGACCTAGTTTCTCGAAAACTATGATATCAGCTGGAGACATGCAGGCATCGTATATTTCtatgttgtatttgttgtaCCAAATATGAACCGAATGAATAATTCGGTTGTTATGGATCACACTCACATGTACTTGATTTTGATCAGCTGAAAaccaaacaaagaaaaaaagaaaatagaagaagaaaaacataaAAGTGAGAAGTTAAGGCGTGGATTGGAACCTGGAGGCTGGAGCAGACGAGCGGACGCCGGACTTTGTTGGATCTTGGAGCCTGGACGCCGGCGCGGTGAGGCGTGAACCTGGAATGGACGAGCGGCGGGCGGCGGCTACTGTCTGCTGAGTGCGGTGAGAAGTTGCGATTTGATAATGAAAAGTGAGAACTGAAAGGAGAAGTCTGAGAAgggggaaaaaagaaaaattgaaaagtgAACTGAAAACACAAGCTAAGGgtagaaaaagaaataattattaaaagtatTTAATAATTAGTATATTATGtataaaagtgtctagatttaatatagtatgtatcagattttgATTAACCAAAAATGCGAAATACAAAAAAATGTATTACCGAAAAATCAAAGttacaaaaaaatatgaattgaaaatcaaaccgaaaatcaaaattgaaaaataaaaaaaattcagttTGATCAGGTATTTCGATTTTTCGATATTTATGTCCAGCTCTATTATACAACTTATTTCAAAGTTTAATACTAGTATTTGGGACCCGAGTACAGAAAAACTAATAGCGAACGTTTTCTCTCGAATGGGTTCCATATCTTGTGAATTCTGAATAGTTGGATTTAATATCGATATCGAACacctaataaaaaaattaataatattcaAAACAAATTACCGAAAATAATCTTATAGCTAGAAAAAATATCTGACTTTGGTGGATGGTGGCGACCACAACTTCAACACAATGTGATACCtaatatattgtttttttttaaaaagggttgTCCCACCTTCGTAAATTTCCAACTTTTGAGTGTGGTGGCAAATCACCAACTCACACAACAAcattttttgttgaaatttcttTGACTCCTGCAAATTATTTAGTGTAGAAAATATTGAAAAgagtaatttaattatttacatTGCACTTGTATAATTATGTGTTTATAATCTATACTACTAGTATTAACAATTTTTATGTATGTATAATTCATctaagaaaattattaaattaagtAAAGCTCGGTCGATAATACTATACTACCAAATACCAATTTCTTCACCAACTACAGCCACCAACTTCTTAACCCCACCCCACCCAACTTGCAACTCTTTTAGAATAAAGTTACTCAACTAAAAAGTATACGAGCACTCTACTGTTGGAgtggaaaatattttaaaagagttgaaaatcCGTAGTTAAAATAGGAAAGATGGATAAACATATTATTCTAAAATTTACGCCACtttgtttaatttaatttaattttttttattggaagAGATGGAGTGGTAGTAGTCATTGGACAAATTAAATGTCCGCTCatgaataatgatgaaatgaaataatgCAGATTTCATagtgagttgaatggtatgaaACCAAAGTAGATCCGGCTGACAAAGTGGAAAAAGCAAAAATCTAGCAAAAGAATTAAAACCATCCCTTagccaaaaaaggaaaattttaaaatactagTATAGTCTGGTGTGGGGGTTGGTAATAAAAGTGacaaaatgatttctaatttttttgaaGCAAATCGGAGGTGATAAAGTAATTTTAAATTTCGAGATGTGTAATTAGCAAATGGCAACCAACCACTCCCATATTTCTTGTCTATATAAGACCATTCGCCCTTTTTCCTCTGCTTATCTGTGTTAAAGAAGTAAAATCTCTTCCTATAGGTACGCTCGATCTGTCGTTCCCTCTATAACTATTTCTATTTCTTCCCCACGTTCAAACTCCTTTTTGTGATCCAGATCTATTGGTATGTATGTTTTATGCTCATCATCACtttaattctcttttttttttgcttaaagTTTTGGCTTTTGGTGTTTGTATGAGGCTGAGTGCTACATTACTAGATCTGGATTATGGATTACATCTGCTTATAGATCTGAATCAATACTTAGAAGTAGCAAATGTTTGATTAAAGACTGATATTGAATTTTGTGaaacagaaaaaaataaaaagatggcATCTCACATTGTTGGATATCCTCGTATGGGCCCAAAGAGAGAGCTGAAATTTGCTCTCGAATCTTTCTGGGATGGAAAGAGCAGCGCTGTTGACTTGAAGAAGGTCTCTGCTGATCTCAGGTCATCCATTTGGAAACAGATGGCTGATGCTGGCATTAAGTACATCCCCAGCAACACATTCTCTTACTATGATCAGGTTCTTGATACAACGGCAATGCTTGGTGCTGTCCCATCTAGATACAACTGGACCGGTGGGGAGATTGGATTCGATACTTACTTCTCCATGGCCAGAGGAAATGCCTCTGTACCTGCTATGGAGATGACCAAGTGGTTCGATACCAACTAGTAAGTACTCATTTCAACTTTCAACACTAGTTTATTACTACTTATTTAGAATGCATACTCATTCACTCACTGTTATCACAATCTCATACAGCCACTTCATTGTCCCTGAGTTGGGACCTGATGTTAACTTCTCTTATGCTTCTCACAAGGCAGTCGATGAGTACAAAGAGGCTAAGGCGGTATGTGACCTTTTTCTCAATCTTTACTTTTCATTTCACTAGACATATTTAGGCATTTGAAAAGGAGCGATATGTTTCTCTTGTTAAATACATTGTCATATGCACCTCTGCTTTGTTTTGGATCATGGAATTAAGAGCTGAGCTTAGATTGACGGCTGGTTGATCTTGACCTTTCTCTTGGTGCAGCTTGGAGTAAATACTGTCCCTGTACTTGTTGGTCCAGTCTCATACTTGTTGCTATCTAAACCTGCCAAGGGTGTTGAGAAATCTTTTCCCCTTTTATCACTTCTGGACAAAATCCTTCCTATCTACAAGTAAGAAATACACTCTTTCCTTTGTCTCTGTCATCTCTTTTTGAAGACATTCCCTTTCTAACACAAAAAGACCATCGCAGGGAAGTCATTTCCGAGTTGAAGGCTGCTGGTGCTTCCTGGATTCAGTTTGATGAGCCTACCCTTGTGTTGGATCTTGAGGCTCACCAATTGGAAGCATTCACCAAGGCATATGCTGAGCTGGAATCAACTCTATCTGGCCTTGATGTTCTCATTGAGTCTTACTTTGCTGATGTTCCTGCTGGTGCATTCAAAACCCTCACTGCTTTGAAGGGAGTTACTGCTTTTGGTTTTGACTTGGTTCGTGGAACTCAGACTCTTGATTTGATCAAGGGTAGCTTCCCTTCAGGCAAGTACTTGTTTGCAGGAGTGGTTGATGGGAGAAACATCTGGGCTAATGATCTTACTGCATCTCTTGACCTCTTGCAATCACTTGAGGGCATTGTAGGAAAAGGTAATGTATTCCCTACCTCATCACTTGATTGTCTGTACTGATTTTTATCACAGAAAGGTGATTCTATTTTTATTCAATTACGCAGACAAGCTTGTTGTCTCTACATCCTGCTCCCTACTCCATACTGCTGTTGATCTTATCAACGAGACAAAACTAGACAATGAAATCAAATCATGGTTGGGATTTGCTGCCCAAAAGGTTGTTGAAGTGAATGCTTTGGCCAAGGCATTGTCTGGTGCCAAGGATGAGGTACAGTTTGTTCTTAACTAAAAGGTCTTCAAAAATGACTTTGGAAAATGTTTGACAAAGTTTTTGCATATCACGGCTAAATGTATTAGTTGTATTCAGGCATTTTTCTCTGCTAATGCTGCTGCTCAAGCTTCCAGAAAGTCCTCCCCAAGAGTGACAAATGAAGCTGTTCAAAAGACTGTATGTGTTGAACTGAAGGACCTTTTTCTAATTAATGATAATGACttgtatcatattttacttactACCTTTTACTCTTCTAATATCTCAGTCTGCTGCTCTTCAAGGATCTGACCACCGCCGTGCTACAAATGTTAGTGCTAGACTTGATACCCAACAAAAGAAACTTAACCTTCCAGTTCTCCCAACAACCACCATTGGGTCCTTCCCTCAGACGGTGGAGCTAAGAAGAGTTCGTCGTGAATACAAGGCCAAAAAGTGTGTCTTGTGCTAGCTCTTCTTGTTATTAATGTTGTCAGACCTGTCATCTTATACAATTTGTTTGTAGGATCTCTGAGGAGGAGTATGTCAAAGCCATCAAGGAGGAAATCAAGAAGGTTGTTGACCTTCAAGAAGAGCTTGACATTGATGTCTTGGTTCATGGAGAGCCTGAGGTAAGGCAACTCACATGCTTACTAGGGTATTGTTGCTTTTCTCTTAGTTCATTCGCATTTGCGTCTCTGATGTATCTTTAGTAACTTTGGATGTTCAATGCATGCAGAGGAACGATATGGTTGAATACTTTGGGGAACAACTTTCTGGTTTCGCCTTCACTGCTAATGGATGGGTTCAATCTTACGGGTCTCGATGTGTGAAGCCACCAATCATCTATGGTGATGTCAGCCGCCCAAACCCAATGACTGTTTTCTGGTCCAGCACAGCTCAGAGCATGACCAAACGCCCAATGAAGGGAATGCTTACAGGACCAGTTACTATTCTCAACTGGTCGTTTGTCAGAAATGATCAGCCAAGGTAATTATTATCGCCCTCCAATATTTTGATCTTTATACCCCCAAACATTGTTTTacgagttgatgttgatgtgtGATCGTTGCCTACAGATTTGAAACTTGCTACCAGATTGCTTTGGCCATTAAGGATGAGGTGGAAGATTTGGAAAAGGCAGGCATCACTGTCATCCAAATTGATGAAGCTGCATTGAGAGAGGGGTTGCCTCTTAGGAAGGCTGAGCATGCTTTCTATTTGAACTGGGCTGTTCACTCTTTCAGAATCACCAATGTCGGTATCCAGGACACTACACAGATCCACACTCACATGTGCTACTCAAACTTCAATGACATTATCCACTCCATCATCGACATGGATGCTGATGTGATCACAATTGAGAACTCACGTTCCGATGAGAAGCTCCTCTCAGTTTTCAGGGAGGGAGTGAAGTACGGTGCTGGAATCGGACCTGGTGTCTATGACATCCACTCTCCCAGAATACCATCAACCGAAGAGATAGTTGACAGAGTTAACAAAATGCTTGCTGTTCTTGACACCAATATCTTGTGGGTTAACCCTGACTGTGGTCTCAAGACCCGTAAGTACCCCGAAGTGAAGCCAGCACTTCAAAACATGGTTTCTGCAGCCAAGGCCATCCGCACCCAGCTTGCCAGCGCCAAGTGAGCCACTTGAAGAAAGAAACACTGGGCATTTTGGGATCCATTATTCATGgtgtttttttaaaagaaaacttCAAAAGGaaattttctattgatttttaaTAATTGTGCTTGCTATGATATTATTCCGTAGATCAGTAGTACTGTCCCGGGGACattttattcttcttttatctGTTACTTGTTTTTGAAGGTTTTACTGTTAGAAGAAATCTCTATCTCGTTGATgctattttcaaatatattacaATTGTTATCATCTCTTCTCATAATTCATAAGTTGTGCTTTATAAAATAGATGAAATGATTGCAATCTGGTTAAAGATGATTCAAACAACAAATGACAGGAGAACTATTTAGGATTCAGCATGAGCAGTAGCTTGAATCTTTTGTTACAATGAAAGAGGGGAATAGAAACACCTAAAGCATTCAAActaatgaaaacttgagaaaaatcTACTCCATCGCAAGTGTCTGTTAGAGAACAGAGAAAAGACAAACAAGAATTTTTACCTCAAGGAGATCAAACGTTGTCCTAGTTTTGTAAATCTAAATATTTAGACTTCATaaatagtttaaataaaaaaattaattatcaagTTTCGCATTGGCACTTCGTGCTTTTATAATAAGTTTCAAGTTTAAAAGCAGATAAATAGATAAAGCCTATTTTTAGCTAATCGCTCAACCAAACAACACCTTCAAATACTATTTCCAGCCATTCTCACccaatttttccttatttttttttcattgtaaAAATCATTCCTCATTTTAATGGTTGAATCTACTCAAAGTAATACCAGACCAGCAAGATTCTGTTCACTAGTTGAGTTGATGCTCTCGACTAATTTTGAACATATCAAAGGAAAAGAATTAGAACGTTTGgcaagataaaaataatacttgAAAAATCATGACAAAGGTAATATTTGACAGGAAGCAAATAGCCAAAATTTGCAGGGAAAACAGGAAGGACCCGGGGTGGTTACCCAAATATGTAACGATGAAGTGACAAAACCCCTTAGCATGagtcaactcaactcaaaattccTATGAACTTGCAAATAACTTGACAGAATTAAAAACATGTTAGCTTTACATTTCGAAACTCCCAAATGGAT
Proteins encoded in this window:
- the LOC129876144 gene encoding 5-methyltetrahydropteroyltriglutamate--homocysteine methyltransferase-like, which encodes MASHIVGYPRMGPKRELKFALESFWDGKSSAVDLKKVSADLRSSIWKQMADAGIKYIPSNTFSYYDQVLDTTAMLGAVPSRYNWTGGEIGFDTYFSMARGNASVPAMEMTKWFDTNYHFIVPELGPDVNFSYASHKAVDEYKEAKALGVNTVPVLVGPVSYLLLSKPAKGVEKSFPLLSLLDKILPIYKEVISELKAAGASWIQFDEPTLVLDLEAHQLEAFTKAYAELESTLSGLDVLIESYFADVPAGAFKTLTALKGVTAFGFDLVRGTQTLDLIKGSFPSGKYLFAGVVDGRNIWANDLTASLDLLQSLEGIVGKDKLVVSTSCSLLHTAVDLINETKLDNEIKSWLGFAAQKVVEVNALAKALSGAKDEAFFSANAAAQASRKSSPRVTNEAVQKTSAALQGSDHRRATNVSARLDTQQKKLNLPVLPTTTIGSFPQTVELRRVRREYKAKKISEEEYVKAIKEEIKKVVDLQEELDIDVLVHGEPERNDMVEYFGEQLSGFAFTANGWVQSYGSRCVKPPIIYGDVSRPNPMTVFWSSTAQSMTKRPMKGMLTGPVTILNWSFVRNDQPRFETCYQIALAIKDEVEDLEKAGITVIQIDEAALREGLPLRKAEHAFYLNWAVHSFRITNVGIQDTTQIHTHMCYSNFNDIIHSIIDMDADVITIENSRSDEKLLSVFREGVKYGAGIGPGVYDIHSPRIPSTEEIVDRVNKMLAVLDTNILWVNPDCGLKTRKYPEVKPALQNMVSAAKAIRTQLASAK